The DNA segment GACATGCAGCGTGCCTGGCTCGAACCGCAGTACGACCCGCACCTGAACGGCCCGGAAGCCGAATATTTCCTGACCCGCGCGCACATGCAGGTGGTGCCCAACCAGCGCCGGCTGCTCAGCGCCTTTCGCGAAGCGCGGCAGAACGTGCTGCACACGATTATCGAGAGCCTGACCGCCGACGGTCGCGACCGCTCGCTGGATCACAAGCTGTCAGACATGCACCTGCCCAAGGGCAGCACCCAGGCGCGGATCATCGACGACCTGACGCCAGTGGAAAACGAGATCGTGTTGCCGAAAACCTCCTCCGGGGTGTTCAACTCGACCAACATCGATTACGTCCTGCGCAACCTCGAAACCCGCCACCTGATCATCGCCGGCATCGTCACTGACCAGTGCGTCGACATGGCCGTGCGCGATGCCGCCGACCGTGGCTATCTGGTGACGCTGGTCGAAGACGCCTGCGCCACCTACACCCCGGCGCGACATGACGCCTGCCTCAACGCGATCAAGGGTTACTGCTGGATCACCGACACACAAACCGTGCTCGGCCGCTTGCAGGAGATGCAGCCATGAGCGAGCGCCTGACACCGTTGCCGATGACCACCATCGTCACCACCGACCTGATCGGCATCACCCGTGGCCGCTCGTTTCCCACCGATCAACTGGAGCATTATCACGCCGCCGGTTGCGGCTGGGTGCCGGCCAACAGTGCACTGACGCCCCAGGACATCATCGCCTCGACCAACCCATGGGGCGCCTATGGTGATTTGCGGTTGATCCCGGATCTGAACAGCCGCGTCACCGTCGGCAACGGCCCGGACGCCGCGGCACCAGCGCTGGACTTCATCCACGGCGACATTCGCGAGACTGATGGTCGCCCGTGGAGCGCCTGTCCGCGCACGTTGTTGCGCGATGAAATCGAGCGCTATCGCGACAACCTCGGCTTGCAGGTCAACGCCGCGTTCGAACACGAATTCAACCTGCATGCCGGTTTTGCCGAGCATCTGGCGTTTTCCCTTGAAGCCCAGCGTCAGGGCGCCGAATTCGGCGGCTGGCTGCTCAGCGCCCTGCGCGCCGGCGGTGTCGAGCCAGAGATGTTCCTGCCCGAATACGGCAAGCACCAATACGAAATCACCTGCCGGCCGACGCTCGGTGTGGCGGCGGCGGATCGTGCGGTCAACGTGCGCGAGATCACTCGCGAAATCGCCCGGCAAATGGGCGTCGACGTCAGTTTCGCGCCGAAAACCAAGGCCGATGCGGTGTGCAACGGTGTGCACCTGCACGTCAGCC comes from the Pseudomonas sp. RSB 5.4 genome and includes:
- a CDS encoding isochorismatase family cysteine hydrolase, with the translated sequence MFSLPHRSPRDLPFITNHTALLLVDMQRAWLEPQYDPHLNGPEAEYFLTRAHMQVVPNQRRLLSAFREARQNVLHTIIESLTADGRDRSLDHKLSDMHLPKGSTQARIIDDLTPVENEIVLPKTSSGVFNSTNIDYVLRNLETRHLIIAGIVTDQCVDMAVRDAADRGYLVTLVEDACATYTPARHDACLNAIKGYCWITDTQTVLGRLQEMQP
- a CDS encoding glutamine synthetase produces the protein MSERLTPLPMTTIVTTDLIGITRGRSFPTDQLEHYHAAGCGWVPANSALTPQDIIASTNPWGAYGDLRLIPDLNSRVTVGNGPDAAAPALDFIHGDIRETDGRPWSACPRTLLRDEIERYRDNLGLQVNAAFEHEFNLHAGFAEHLAFSLEAQRQGAEFGGWLLSALRAGGVEPEMFLPEYGKHQYEITCRPTLGVAAADRAVNVREITREIARQMGVDVSFAPKTKADAVCNGVHLHVSLLDLQGLPLLYDAGTSNGLSTLGQHWAAGILHYLPALCAFTAPTPVSYERLQPHHWSASYACLGQQNREAALRICPTVSLGCKSVAAQYNLEFRAMDATASPHLAMAALLIAGRLGIEQRLALNAITDDIPDSLNDEQRKARGIVALPASLAQALDCLRDSAAFNQWLPKPLLDTYHALKTEELALTEQLSPADLCEHYARLY